In Trichoderma breve strain T069 chromosome 4, whole genome shotgun sequence, the following proteins share a genomic window:
- a CDS encoding acetyltransferase (GNAT) domain-containing protein codes for MDDSLGPPVASAEPALLPPRTPLHGRYTSVVPLQPEHWRAIYKHLGGEENAWRWKYMPLEGLLTEEACELTIKAWCASADPLYYAVLSGPASDPASEPAGILSYLSIAPNHRRIEIGWVILGDALKHSREATEAFFLFMKHSFMDLGYLRVEWKANHLNEPSLAAARRLGFTYEGIFRKHMIVKGRRRDSAWLSIIDDEWPAVQKGFEVWLDESNFDENGRQKRGLRECRE; via the exons ATGGATGATTCGCTCGGTCCGCCTGTAGCGTCAGCTGAACCGGCCCTTCTGCCGCCACGGACGCCTCTCCACGGCCGCTACACATCTGTGGTTCCGTTACAGCCAGAGCATTGGCGAGCGATATACAAACATctgggaggagaggaaaacGCCTGGAGATGGAAGTACATGCCGCTTGAGGGCCTTCTCACCGAGGAGGCATGTGAGTTAACGATCAAGGCTTGGTGCGCTTCAGCCGATCCCCTATACTATGCGGTACTTTCGGGTCCAGCTTCCGATCCCGCTTCGGAGCCGGCAGGCATCCTGTCATACTTGTCGATCGCTCCAAACCACCGTAGAATTGAGATTGGATGGGTGATTCTGGGCGACGCTTTGAAGCACTCCAGGGAAGCGACGGAGGcatttttcttgttcatgAAGCATTCGTTTATGGATCTGGGATATCTACGTGTCGAATGGAAAGCCAATCATCTCAATGAGCCgagcttggcagcggctcGGCGACTGGGTTTTACGTACGAGGGAATTTTCAG GAAACATATGATTGTGAAGGGCAGACGCAGGGACTCGGCTTGGCTGAGTatcattgatgatgaatggCCTGCTGTGCAGAAGGGATTTGAAGTCTGGCTGGATGAAAGCAACTTTGACGAGAATGGGAGGCAAAAGAGAGGGCTGAGAGAATGCAGAGAATAA
- a CDS encoding subtilase family domain-containing protein, which yields MRLSVLLSLLPMVLAAPATEKRATPAPLLTPTSKHGLVADQYIVKFKDGSSLQAVDETLTKIASDAHHVYQHVFKGFAATLDQETLEVLRSHPDVEYIEQDAVVKINAYVSQTGAPWGLGRISHKARGSTTYVYDDSAGAGTCSYIIDTGVDATHPDFEGRATFLRTFVSGQNTDGNGHGTHVSGTIGSRSYGVAKKTSIFGVKVLDNSGSGTFANVIAGMDFVASDSQTRNCPNGSVANMSLGGGYTASVNAAAAALIDAGVFLAVAAGNDGTDARNTSPASEPSVCTVGASTSADARASFSNYGSVVDIFAPGQDVLSTWPSGRTNTISGTSMATPHIVGLGAYLLALEGPRDPQALCSRIQALAGRSLLTGVPSGTINAVAFNGNPSG from the exons ATGCGGTTGTCcgtccttctttctctccttcccATGGTGCTGGCCGCCCCAGCCACCGAGAAGCGAGCAACGCCTGCACCTCTCCTCACTCCCACCAGCAAGCACGGCCTTGTTGCTGATCAGTACAttgtcaagttcaaggatGGCAGCTCTCTCCAGGCTGTTGATGAGACTCTTACCAAGATTGCCTCTGATGCCCACCATGTCTACCAGCATGTTTTCAAGGGTTTCGCCGCAACCCTGGATCAGGAGACACTCGAAGTTCTTCGCAGTCACCCTGAT GTTGAGTACATTGAGCAGGATGCGGTTGTCAAGATCAACGCCTATGTTTCGCAGACTGGCGCTCCATGGGGTCTGGGACGTATTTCCCACAAGGCTCGTGGCAGCACCACCTATGTCTACGATGACAGTGCTGGTGCGGGAACTTGCTCCTATATCATTGACACTGGAGTTGATGCTACTCATCCC GATTTCGAGGGTCGTGCTACTTTCCTTAGGACTTTTGTTTCAGGCCAGAACACTGATGGCAACGGCCACGGAACCCACGTCTCTGGCACTATTGGCAGCCGCTCCTATGGCGTTGCGAAGAAGACCTCGATCTTCGGCGTCAAGGTCCTCGACAACTCTGGAAGCGGTACATTCGCCAACGTCATTGCCGGCATGGACTTCGTTGCTAGCGACTCACAGACCCGAAACTGCCCCAACGGCTCCGTCGCCAACATGTCTCTCGGTGGTGGCTACACCGCTTCCGTcaacgctgctgctgccgccctGATCGACGCCGGTGTCTTCctggctgttgctgctggcaaTGATGGTACTGATGCTCGCAACACCTCTCCCGCTTCCGAGCCTTCTGTCTGCACTGTCGGTGCTTCGACTTCTGCTGATGCTCGAGCCTCCTTCTCTAACTACGGCTCGGTTGTGGATATCTTCGCCCCCGGCCAGGACGTCCTCTCCACCTGGCCCAGCGGACGTACCAACACCATCTCTGGTACCTCAATGGCAACTCCACACATTGTTGGCCTTGGTGCCTATCTTCTTGCCCTCGAGGGTCCCAGAGACCCCCAGGCACTTTGCTCGCGCATCCAGGCGCTTGCTGGCCGTAGCCTCCTTACTGGTGTCCCCTCTGGTACCATTAACGCTGTTGCTTTCAACGGTAACCCCTCCGGCTAA
- a CDS encoding phytanoyl-CoA dioxygenase (PhyH) domain-containing protein — protein sequence MLAVRFRAPRLISRGLATVASATKASPAPGLHWPAVVRPSASEIKNARLDERNLEKAVRHIHQDGLVVIDDVVPHEDIDSLNAKMVQDARVLQNMGEKGPFNYNQGNLQQDAPPVAEFFYPSIFTNTVATQVTSAVLGPRPKWTFCSANSAMPPLPGASPQRQPVHSDADFAHPAHPFALVVNVPLVTMTPENGSTELWLGTHKTDISFQEGAHGERASGRIKENFLREREAVRPPIQPIVKKGSVVLRDLRLWHAGMPNPSDQVRIMLAMIHFAPWYRNPMKLQFGDNMKPILEKLDQEGKLGLEVPIDWVSSEKAMKTYLNRGFGNSYDFNQAP from the exons ATGCTGGCAGTCCGATTTCGAGCGCCTCGACTCATCAGTCGGGGTCTGGCGACAGTTGCTTCCGCAACAAAGGCTTCACCAGCTCCCGGTCTTCACTGGCCTGCTGTGGTACGCCCAAGTGCCAGCGAGATAAAAAATGCCAGGCTTGACGAGCGCAACCTTGAAAAAGCCGTGCGACACATCCATCAAGATGGTCTTGTGGtgattgatgatgtcgtACCGCATGAGGACATTGACAGTCTCAACGCCAAAATGGTCCAAGATGCCCGCGTGCTTCAGAACATGGGCGAAAAGGGGCCATTCAACTACAACCAGGGAAACTTGCAGCAAGATGCGCCCCCCGTCGCTGAGTTCTTTTACCCATCAATATTCACGA ATACGGTTGCTACTCAAGTCACTTCAGCCGTCCTCGGCCCTCGACCCAAGTGGACGTTTTGCTCTGCCAATTCGGCCATGCCTCCCCTCCCCGGCGCCTCTCCTCAGCGACAGCCGGTGCACTCAGATGCCGATTTCGCTCACCCAGCACACCCATTCGCTCTTGTTGTCAACGTACCTCTGGTAACAATGACACCGGAGAATGGCTCGACCGAGCTCTGGTTGGGAACACACAAGACAGACATTTCTTTTCAAGAAGGCGCTCATGGAGAGCGAGCAAGTGGTCGAATCAAAGAGAACTTCTTGCGTGAGCGTGAGGCTGTCCGCCCACCCATCCAACCCATCGTGAAGAAGGGATCAGTCGTGTTGCGAGACCTCAGACTGTGGCATGCTGGTATGCCCAACCCATCTGATCAGGTCCGGATCATGCTCGCCATGATCCATTTCGCCCCATGGTACCGGAATCCCATGAAGTTGCAGTTCGGAGACAACATGAAACCAATCTTGGAAAAGCTCGATCAAGAGGGCAAGTTGGGCCTTGAAGTTCCCATTGATTGGGTTAGCTCTGAGAAGGCGATGAAGACGTATCTGAACCGTGGTTTCGGGAACAGCTATGATTTTAACCAGGCTCCATGA
- a CDS encoding amino acid permease domain-containing protein, with protein MAKKAEPSPYGGDVEAQDTISVAAAPVSAFDNYDTQKAENEQQHIGTLDRRLKARHVQFLALSGAIGTGLFVGSGQVLSLAGPLSAFICYIITGFNLYCVINSLGEMAAWLPIPGAVPVFASRFVDPALGFTLGWNYWYQFAIGVPIEVSACAIIVDFWPNDVPKAALITVFFAAMVIINCLPVRIYGEAEFAFGAIKLTTIVGLILLMFIITLGGSPSGDRIGFRYWNHPGPMNTYLEDGALGRFLAFFKVFISATFAYGGSEIVVVASGETQDPRRNIKRSVRRVFWRILIFYVLSIFLVGLCVSSEDPSLLNAINSSAPGAGASPFVIAIKNAGIKVLPHIINAVVLSSAWSAGNSFFYASTRVLYSAALDGKAPAILKYEKFGVPYACVALTTALSCLVYLNVNNQSAEVFFWISNLSAVSTLIVWASVSFMYLRFYYALRYNGIDRDTLPFKAPFQPFLGYFSIVFCLVIAFFNGFDCFFPGRFSAKSFIPPYIDIPIFLCLFFGYKLVKKTKFVGLAEMDLWSGKAEIDRLESTWVKPVPRNFLERIWFWIA; from the coding sequence ATGGCCAAAAAGGCAGAGCCTTCGCCATacggcggcgatgtcgaAGCCCAAGATACCATCtccgttgctgctgctcccgtcAGCGCCTTCGACAACTATGATACTCAAAAAGCGGAAAACGAGCAACAGCATATCGGCACTCTTGATCGTAGACTTAAAGCTCGTCACGTTCAGTTCCTTGCTCTTTCTGGAGCTATTGGCACAGGCCTCTTTGTTGGTAGCGGACAAGTCCTCTCTTTGGCGGGCCCGCTCTCTGCGTTTATATGCTACATCATCACGGGCTTCAACCTCTACTGTGTGATCAACAGTCTGGGTGAGATGGCAGCCTGGTTACCGATTCCAGGTGCAGTGCCAGTTTTTGCTTCACGATTTGTCGATCCGGCGCTTGGATTCACGCTGGGATGGAATTATTGGTATCAGTTTGCTATTGGTGTGCCCATTGAGGTGTCTGCTTGCGCCATCATTGTCGACTTTTGGCCAAACGATGTGCCCAAGGCTGCGCTCATCACtgttttctttgctgccatgGTCATCATTAACTGCTTGCCGGTACGCATTTACGGAGAAGCCGAGTTTGCGTTTGGCGCCATCAAGTTGACTACCATCGTTGGCTTAATCCTCCTCATGTTTATCATCACTTTGGGCGGGTCTCCATCAGGTGATAGAATCGGCTTCCGATATTGGAATCATCCTGGCCCGATGAATACTTACCTGGAAGATGGCGCGTTAGGGCGCTTCCTTGCTTTCTTCAAGGTCTTTATCTCAGCCACATTTGCCTATGGTGGTAGTGAGATTGTGGTGGTTGCTTCGGGTGAGACTCAGGATCCGCGACGAAACATTAAGCGCTCCGTTCGACGAGTGTTTTGGCGTATCCTCATCTTTTACGTCCTTTCAATCTTCCTCGTTGGCCTTTGTGTCTCATCTGAGGATCCCTCCCTCCTGAATGCTATCAACAGCTCTGCTCCGGGTGCCGGTGCCAGCCCGTTCGTTATTGCGATCAAGAATGCCGGAATCAAAGTCCTTCCGCATATTATCAACGCAgttgttctctcttctgcctGGTCAGCTGGCAACTCCTTCTTCTATGCTTCCACCAGAGTCCTCTATTCGGCTGCCTTGGACGGCAAAGCCCCTGCAATTCTCAAGTATGAGAAGTTTGGTGTGCCCTATGCCTGTGTGGCCTTGACCACGGCCCTGAGCTGCCTCGTATACTTGAACGTCAACAATCAGTCTGCCGAGGTTTTCTTCTGGATCAGCAACCTAAGTGCTGTCAGCACGCTCATCGTTTGGGCCAGCGTGTCTTTCATGTACCTCCGCTTCTACTACGCGCTCAGATACAACGGCATCGACCGTGATACCCTACCATTCAAGGCTCCATTCCAGCCATTTTTGGGCTACTTTTCCATcgtcttttgtcttgttaTTGCATTCTTCAATGGATTTGACTGCTTCTTCCCTGGCCGATTTAGTGCCAAGTCGTTTATCCCACCATATATCGAcattcccatcttcttgtgcttgttTTTCGGTTACAAACTTGTCAAGAAGACAAAGTTTGTTGGattggcagagatggatCTCTGGTCAGGAAAAGCCGAGATCGATAGACTGGAATCCACGTGGGTCAAGCCAGTGCCACGTAATTTCCTGGAGAGGATCTGGTTCTGGATTGCCTAA
- a CDS encoding glycosyl hydrolase family 12 domain-containing protein: MKFLHILPVILPVAVAQTSCEQYAVFSGGNGYSVSNNLWGQSAGSGFGCITVNSLNSAASWHADWQWSGGQNNVKSYPNVQIAIPQKRIVNSIGSMPTTASWSYTGSNLRADVAYDLFTASNPNHVTYSGDYELMIWLARYGDIGPIGSAQGTVNINGQSWTLYYGFNGAMQVYSFVAPSTVTNWSGDVKNFFNYLRDNKGYPASSQYVLSYQFGTEPFTGSGTLNVNSWTASIN; the protein is encoded by the exons ATGAAGTTCCTTCACATCTTACCTGTCATCTTGCCAGTGGCCGTAGCTCAAACCAGCTGCGAACAGTATGCAGTGTTCTCTGGTGGCAATGGCTATTCAGTCAGCAACAATCTCTGGGGGCAATCTGCTGGCAGTGGCTTCGGCTGCATCACTGTGAACTCACTCAACTCGGCTGCCTCCTGGCATGCAGACTGGCAGTGGTCCGGTGGCCAAAACAACGTCAAGTCCTATCCCAATGTTCAAATCGCCATTCCACAAAAGAGAATTGTCAACAGCATTGGCAGCATGCCCACCACTGCTAGCTGGAGTTACACTGGGAGCAACCTTCGCGCTGATGTAGCTTATGATCTCTTCACTGCATCAAATCCCAACCATGTGACTTATTCAGGAGATTATGAGCTTATGATCTG GCTGGCGAGATACGGAGACATTGGCCCTATTGGATCTGCTCAGGGCACGGTGAACATCAATGGCCAGAGCTGGACGCTCTACTACGGCTTCAACGGAGCCATGCAAGTCTATAGCTTTGTGGCCCCTAGTACTGTCACCAACTGGAGTGGAGATGTGAAGAACTTCTTCAACTATCTACGAGACAACAAAGGATACCCGGCATCAAGCCAATATGTCCTCA GTTACCAATTTGGTACTGAGCCTTTTACAGGCAGTGGGACGCTGAACGTAAATTCCTGGACTGCATCTATCAACTAA
- a CDS encoding stress-induced bacterial acidophilic repeat motif domain-containing protein, with protein sequence MADNTNPGNFANRPKEEVQSIASKGGQASHQGGFASMDPDKQREIASKGGQTSGGSFEPGSKKAQEAGRKGGLQ encoded by the exons ATGGCGGACAACACTAACCCCGGAAACTTTGCCAACCG CCCCAAGGAGGAAGTGCAATCGATTGCATCCAAGGGTGGACAGGCGAGTCACCAGGGCGGCTTTGCTTCCATGGATCCTGACAAGCAG CGCGAAATTGCGTCCAAGGGCGGCCAGACCTCTGGAGGATCTTTTGAGCCCGGAAGCAAGAAAGCTCAAGAGGCGGGCCGCAAGGGTGGTTTGCAGTAA